Part of the Subtercola frigoramans genome, GTCGTGATTCGGATTTGCTCACTACCGAGCCAAAATCCGCTGTGGGAGCCTTGCTTGCGATGGCATGAACGGTGAGGTCGGCATCGTGGGCACACCGACACCGTTCGGCCACGAAAGCCGGCGCCGAATCACGGCGCAAAGACGTCAAGGAGCAAGTTCATGCAACAGATCGATGTCCCTGTACTGATCGTCGGCGCTGGGCCGGCGGGCCTGACGACCGCACTGTCGCTGCGCCAATACGGAGTCGAGTGCCTCCTCGTCGAGAAGTACGGCGGAACAGCACACACGCCTCGAGCACACATCGTCAACCAGCGCACCGTTGAAATCATGCGACACCTCGGACTCGAGGAAGGCCTCCGCGAGGTTGCCACTCCCTCTGAGCTCATGCGCAACAACCTCTGGATCACGACATTGGCTGACCCCGAAGTGGCTCGCCTCGAAGCCTGGGGAACGGGAATCGAACGGTCGGGTGACTATGCCGCCGCAAGCCCGAGCCAGATGGTGAACTGCCCGCAGACCGTCTTCGAGCCCCTGCTCCTGGATGCGCTGCTGGAGACTGGTTGCGATGTGAGGATGCGCCACGAACTCGTATCGTTCGAACAGGACGACACAGGTGTGACCAGTACGGTGATCGACAGGGACACGGGTGAGTCGCTGCTGGTGCGCTCCCAATTCGTAGTCGGGGCCGACGGCGCAGCAGGTCGCGTACTTCCTCTGGCTGGCCTGGTGGTTGAGGGAAAGACCGCGATTGCGAACGCTTTCAATATCTGGTTCCGAGCCGACCTCGCCCCGTACCTGGCGCACCGCCCGGGTGTGCTCGCCTGGAACCTCGCGCCCGGGCCGCTGCCTACGGGGCGTCTGGGCACGCTGATCTGCCACCGCCCCTTCACGGAATTTGTGCTCGTCATCAACTACGATCCCGAGAACGAAGACCCCACTTCGTTCGATGACGACGAACTCAAGAGACGCATCCGCGCGGTCATCGGGGAGGACGGCGTCGACATCGAGATTCTGGGCACATCGCCCTGGGTCGTCAACGCCCTGGTTGCTCCGCACTACTCCGCGGGCCGCGTCTTCTGCATGGGAGACGCCGTACATCGTCACCCGCCGGCGAACGGTCTCGGACTCAACATGTCCGTCGCGGACGCATTCAACCTGGCCTGGAAGCTGGCCCTCGTCGTCAAAGACCAGGCGGGCCCCGAGCTTTTGGAGAGCTATTCCACAGAACGCCAACCCATCGGAGCAGCAGGTGTGGCGCGGGCTCTCGCGAGCCGTGGCGAGTTTGCCGCAGTGGCAGACGCGCTCGGCTACGAGCCAGGGCAATCCACGGAGGAGGGCCGACGGTTGCTCGACGAGTTGAGCACCCCGGGAGCGGCGGGTGAACACCGTCGGGATCTTCTCCGTGCGGCGGTGCGTCGCACGAACCATCAATTCAACGCGCACGGTATCGAATTGGGATATCGCTACTCGGTCGGCGCCCTCGTCGACGACGTTCCTGAAGAGCCACATCCCGACTACGACACTGTGCTCTACTACCGGCCAACCACACGCCCCGGTGCGCGCCTACCGCATGCCCGCGTGGGGCTCGGCACAAGCGAACTGTCCACCCTCGACCTGGTTGACGGAGCGCGTTTTGCTCTCATCACGGGGCTGGGTGGCGAGGGTTGGCGAGCGGCCGCGGCGGCCGTATCCGCGGCGACAGGCGTGGGCATCGATGTCCATGTGATCGGCGAACCCGGCGGGCTGCAAGACCTCTATGGCGAATGGGCCGACCGACGCGAGATCGCCGATACCGGTTGCGTCCTGGTACGCCCCGACCGTCATGTCGGATGGCGTGCCGGAAACTTCGCGGACGATGCCGCTGACGTGCTGACCCGAGCACTGAACGACGTTCTCTGCATGGCTGTCACCGAGCCCGTGCCCGCCGGCAGATAGGCAATCCGTATCGGGCGATACCCACTCGACCACTAGTCGGGCTGAGGCGCCGCTGCGAGCATTATTGCGCGCTCGACGCACGATCCACACGCCGTCATGGCGTGCCAATCAAAGGAGATTACGTGAAAATCGGCATGTTCTTCGCCCCGGCCCACCCGCCGGAGCGAACACAAGAAATCGGCGGATACAAGCGGATGTTCGACTGGGACATCTCGGTCATCAAGCACGCCGACGAACTCGGGTTCGAGGAGATCTGGTACGGCGAGCATTACACCCACAAATGGGAGCCCGTTCCGTCGCCGGATCTGGTTCTTCAGACCGCCGCACGCGAGACCAAGAACATCAAACTCGGTGCCGGCACCTTCCTTCCGCCGTTCCATCACCCCGCTGAGCTCGCAGCGCGCATCTCGTATCAGGACCAGCTGCTCGAAGGTCGTTACCTGGTTGGTTTCGGCGCAGGATCGGTTCCCTCTGACCTCACGATGTTCAATATCGACATGGCGGCGGGCGAACACCGCGACATGAACCGCGAAGCGGTCGAGGTCATTCTCAAGTACTGGACAGAGCCGGGCCCGTGGCGCCACGAAGGAAAGTACTGGACGTGCGAGAAGGTCGCCGCCGATGCCTTCCCCATCGTGCCCGGCACGCTGGGCGACCACCTCCGCCCGTACCAGAGTCCGCATCCGCCGATAGCGGTCTCGGGCCTCAGCCCCAATTCCCCGTCACTCGAATGGGCGGGCGAGATGGGATTCATCCCGATCTCGTTGAACATGAACAACCGGTTCATGGCTGGGCACTGGGAGACGGTGGAGAGAGGCGCCGCGAAGACGGGCCGGACCGCGAATCGTAACGACTGGCGCATCGCGCGCGAAGTCTTCGTGGCCGATACCGATGAGGAGGCCCTCGAGAACGTGCGGAACGGCTTCTATGGCCGCTTCTACGCAGAGCAGCTACTGCCTGTGTTCAAGAACCTCGGTGGGTTCGCGAACAACTGGAAGCACGACGACTCCGTCACCGATGACGACCTGACGCTGGAGTACCTCATCGAGAACCTCTTCGTCGTCGGCTCCGTCGAGACGGTGACCAGGAAGCTGATCCAGATGCAGAAGGAGTCCGGTGGCTTCGGCACCCTGCTTGTGGAGGCAATGGATTACGAAGATCGCAAAGATGCCTGGTTCCACTCTCTCGAGCTTCTCGCGAACGAGGTTCTTCCTGCTGTCAACGCAGAGACGGAGAACCGATGAGTGTTCCTTTCCCGATCGACGAGACCTATGTCGAACCGAATTTCGATGTCGCCCAGCTCGCCAGCGTCGAGATCTTCTCGCCGAAAGTCGACGAGACGCTCTGGTTCTTCACCGAGCTCTTGGGGATGTCTGAGTCAGGTCGAGACGGTGATTCGGTGTACCTGCGCGCGTACGAGGATTACTACCACCACTCCCTCAAGGTCACCTATCGCAACGAGCCGGGCATCGGGCGCACAACCTGGCGCACGAGCTCGCCTCAGGCCCTCGGGCGCCGGAGCTCGGCGCTGGAAGCCAACGGGGTAGCCGTGTCGTGGCGTGACGGAGATCTGGGGCAGGGGCCCGCAGCGGACTTCGTTTCGCCGTCGGGGCACACTCACTCCATGCTCTGGGAGGTCGACTACTACGAGGCTCCCGAGTCGGAGCGTTCACGCCTGCTCAGTCGCCCCCAGAAACGACCGCTCAAAGGCGTTCCGGTTCGTCGGCTCGACCACGTCAACCATCTCGTCGACGATGTCACAGCGAACCGCGAATTCCTTCAGGACAACCTCGGGTTCAGGCTGCGCGAGAACATCGTCGTGCAGCAGCGCGAGGCCGCTGCAT contains:
- a CDS encoding FAD-dependent monooxygenase; translated protein: MQQIDVPVLIVGAGPAGLTTALSLRQYGVECLLVEKYGGTAHTPRAHIVNQRTVEIMRHLGLEEGLREVATPSELMRNNLWITTLADPEVARLEAWGTGIERSGDYAAASPSQMVNCPQTVFEPLLLDALLETGCDVRMRHELVSFEQDDTGVTSTVIDRDTGESLLVRSQFVVGADGAAGRVLPLAGLVVEGKTAIANAFNIWFRADLAPYLAHRPGVLAWNLAPGPLPTGRLGTLICHRPFTEFVLVINYDPENEDPTSFDDDELKRRIRAVIGEDGVDIEILGTSPWVVNALVAPHYSAGRVFCMGDAVHRHPPANGLGLNMSVADAFNLAWKLALVVKDQAGPELLESYSTERQPIGAAGVARALASRGEFAAVADALGYEPGQSTEEGRRLLDELSTPGAAGEHRRDLLRAAVRRTNHQFNAHGIELGYRYSVGALVDDVPEEPHPDYDTVLYYRPTTRPGARLPHARVGLGTSELSTLDLVDGARFALITGLGGEGWRAAAAAVSAATGVGIDVHVIGEPGGLQDLYGEWADRREIADTGCVLVRPDRHVGWRAGNFADDAADVLTRALNDVLCMAVTEPVPAGR
- a CDS encoding VOC family protein produces the protein MSVPFPIDETYVEPNFDVAQLASVEIFSPKVDETLWFFTELLGMSESGRDGDSVYLRAYEDYYHHSLKVTYRNEPGIGRTTWRTSSPQALGRRSSALEANGVAVSWRDGDLGQGPAADFVSPSGHTHSMLWEVDYYEAPESERSRLLSRPQKRPLKGVPVRRLDHVNHLVDDVTANREFLQDNLGFRLRENIVVQQREAAAWMSVSPLVHEIANLADRTGRSAGGNGGLHHLAFWYGFPQHLLDAADMFTDYGLTIDIGPGKHGATQAQFLYVFEPGGNRVELFGDVGYLIFDPAWKPLTWTEKDVDKSLIWYGSPLNREFTLFSDRVAV
- a CDS encoding LLM class flavin-dependent oxidoreductase, with translation MKIGMFFAPAHPPERTQEIGGYKRMFDWDISVIKHADELGFEEIWYGEHYTHKWEPVPSPDLVLQTAARETKNIKLGAGTFLPPFHHPAELAARISYQDQLLEGRYLVGFGAGSVPSDLTMFNIDMAAGEHRDMNREAVEVILKYWTEPGPWRHEGKYWTCEKVAADAFPIVPGTLGDHLRPYQSPHPPIAVSGLSPNSPSLEWAGEMGFIPISLNMNNRFMAGHWETVERGAAKTGRTANRNDWRIAREVFVADTDEEALENVRNGFYGRFYAEQLLPVFKNLGGFANNWKHDDSVTDDDLTLEYLIENLFVVGSVETVTRKLIQMQKESGGFGTLLVEAMDYEDRKDAWFHSLELLANEVLPAVNAETENR